From Streptomyces sp. TLI_105, the proteins below share one genomic window:
- a CDS encoding FHA domain-containing protein, with protein sequence MAQLICSICGLAAEDDDLVCRGCSGNLSRPVVARRPLPGAEAPGAVDEGEPAEEEQEEEPLVCPHCGAPVPVPTNQVCVACQRLLGEVRPSRTAAVDARATRRDLPVTVLRVRFGAVERTVTPGGTLLLGRAPAARTTRGLLARHDNVSRRHATVGLEPDGTAWVRDEHSTNGTFVNGSPVGAGVRTPLRDGDVLRLAADCTLVITLDAPGKGGR encoded by the coding sequence GTGGCGCAGCTGATCTGCTCGATCTGTGGCCTGGCGGCGGAGGACGACGACCTCGTCTGCCGGGGATGCTCCGGAAACCTCAGCCGTCCCGTCGTCGCCCGTCGTCCGCTGCCCGGGGCGGAGGCCCCGGGGGCGGTGGACGAGGGCGAACCGGCCGAGGAGGAGCAGGAGGAGGAGCCCCTGGTCTGCCCGCACTGCGGGGCTCCGGTCCCCGTGCCGACCAATCAGGTGTGCGTGGCCTGCCAGCGGTTGCTGGGCGAGGTGCGGCCGTCCCGTACCGCCGCCGTGGACGCGCGGGCGACCCGTCGCGACCTCCCCGTCACCGTCCTGCGGGTCCGGTTCGGCGCGGTGGAGCGCACCGTGACGCCGGGCGGCACCCTCCTCCTCGGCCGGGCCCCGGCCGCCCGCACGACGCGCGGCCTGCTGGCCCGCCACGACAACGTCTCCCGACGCCACGCGACCGTCGGCCTGGAACCGGACGGCACCGCCTGGGTACGGGACGAGCACTCCACCAACGGCACCTTCGTGAACGGCAGTCCGGTCGGCGCCGGTGTGCGGACGCCCCTCCGGGACGGTGACGTGCTGAGGCTGGCCGCGGACTGCACGCTCGTGATCACCCTCGACGCGCCGGGTAAAGGGGGGCGGTGA
- a CDS encoding 4Fe-4S single cluster domain-containing protein: MTASPASPTSPASPDPVGLMLNKAHYPVTSLGPGTRAGIWTQGCTIGCAGCVSQDTWAADPGTLVDVAAVGSWLAGLPDPLDGITVSGGEPFQQPEALAALLDLVHVRRRERPAPLDVLVYSGYSLARLRKEHSALLSRCDAVLTGPYIERLNTPGLRWRGSSNQQLTALTDLGRERYEGTGPAGPPPMQVAVADGRIWFIGVPRRDDMDRLSTRLRSAGITMEEVSWRS; encoded by the coding sequence ATGACGGCCTCCCCCGCCTCCCCGACCTCCCCCGCCTCCCCCGATCCCGTCGGGCTGATGCTGAACAAGGCGCACTATCCGGTGACCTCGCTGGGCCCCGGGACCCGGGCGGGCATCTGGACGCAGGGCTGCACGATCGGCTGTGCCGGGTGCGTCTCGCAGGACACCTGGGCGGCCGATCCCGGCACGCTCGTGGACGTCGCGGCGGTCGGGTCCTGGCTCGCCGGCCTGCCCGATCCGCTCGACGGGATCACGGTCTCGGGGGGAGAGCCGTTCCAGCAGCCGGAAGCGCTCGCCGCGCTCCTGGACCTGGTCCACGTCCGGCGCCGCGAGCGGCCCGCGCCGCTGGACGTGCTCGTCTACAGCGGGTACTCCCTCGCCCGGCTGAGGAAGGAGCACTCCGCGCTCCTCAGCCGGTGCGACGCGGTGCTCACCGGTCCGTACATCGAACGCCTCAACACCCCCGGCCTGCGGTGGAGGGGTTCGAGCAACCAGCAGCTGACCGCGCTGACCGATCTCGGGCGGGAGCGGTACGAGGGAACCGGCCCGGCCGGACCGCCGCCCATGCAGGTCGCGGTGGCCGACGGCCGCATCTGGTTCATCGGCGTTCCCCGTCGGGACGACATGGACCGCCTGAGCACCCGGCTCCGATCGGCCGGCATCACCATGGAAGAAGTGTCGTGGCGCAGCTGA